Proteins encoded together in one Coffea arabica cultivar ET-39 chromosome 2c, Coffea Arabica ET-39 HiFi, whole genome shotgun sequence window:
- the LOC113724439 gene encoding uncharacterized protein — protein sequence MLVKSRTQEQFISDLREIFEVLRSSRMRLNPKKCTFGVKSGKFLGYMISKEGVRANPDKIKAIMDMAPPRNIKEVQRLTGRMAALNRFLSKSAVRGSPFFKALKGEYDLGYQPRTAIKAQVLADFIADGVSFGSPEAEVDQARDIQARKDGEAIQVAEVGPSKEAAEAEQAKEAAEGEQAREAAKAKQTQETAEVGQAGEAAEVGQALNAAEAEHSGKAVKAELARETAQGGKVTEATGQADPTWTLYVDGASSKEGCGAGLLLISPTGEELPYALWFKFRAFNNESEYEALIAGMEMARKLGARSIKVYSDSQLIVNQIPRSQNKRADALSKLASTSVGVLGREILVEVLRSRAYEPSNAAVIQVMSSWMDPIVQYLAHGELPPSRVEARKVLLKSQKYVLTHGVLYRKSYLQPWLKCVTPEKGSYVLRELHEGICGNHVGPRVLAKKGMLAGYYWPTIFRDSAELVVGVSLASYTPQSIIPPLRK from the exons ATGTTAGTGAAAAGTCGAACCCAAGAGCAGTTCATTTCTGACCTGAGAGAAATTTTTGAGGTTCTTCGGAGCTCACGAATGCGGCTAAACCCAAagaagtgtacttttggggtcAAGTCGGGAAAATTCCTGGGCTACATGATTTCTAAAGAAGGGGTGAGAGCTAACCCGGACAAGATCAAGGCCATCATGGACATGGCTCCACCCCGGAATATTAAGGAGGTGCAACGTCTGACAGGGAGGATGGCAGCCTTGAACAGGTTCCTGTCCAAATCGGCAGTTCGGGGGTCGCCTTTCTTCAAGGCTCTGAAAGGAG AATACGACCTGGGATATCAGCCCCGGACGGCCATCAAAGCCCAAGTATTGGCGGACTTCATAGCGGATGGCGTTTCCTTTGGATCGCCCGAAGCGGAGGTCGATCAGGCTAGGGACATACAGGCCAGGAAGGATGGAGAA GCCATCCAGGTAGCGGAGGTCGGACCGTCCAAAGAGGCAGCTGAGGCCGAGCAGGCCAAAGAAGCTGCCGAGGGCGAACAGGCCAGAGAAGCAGCTAAGGCCAAACAGACCCAAGAAACTGCCGAGGTCGGACAGGCCGGAGAGGCAGCGGAGGTGGGACAGGCATTAAACGCTGCCGAGGCCGAGCATTCTGGAAAAGCAGTCAAAGCTGAACTGGCCAGAGAGACGGCCCAGGGCGGGAAGGTTACCGAGGCTACGGGACAAGCTGATCCCACCTGGACGTTGTACGTGGACGGCGCGTCAAGTAAGGAAGGATGTGGGGCCGGGCTCCTCCTAATCAGCCCTACCGGGGAGGAGCTGCCCTACGCACTGTGGTTCAAATTTAGAGCTTTTAACAATGAATCAGAGTACGAGGCTCTGATTGCAGGGATGGAGATGGCCCGAAAGTTAGGGGCTAGATCGATAAAAGTCTATAGCGACTCGCAACTGATAGTGAACCAG ATTCCGCGAAGCCAGAACAAGAGAGCTGACGCCCTGTCTAAATTGGCCTCTACCTCGGTTGGTGTCTTAGGTCGGGAAATACTGGTGGAGGTCCTCAGAAGTCGGGCATATGAACCATCCAACGCCGCGGTCATTCAGGTGATGAGCTCGTGGATGGATCCCATTGTCCAGTACCTAGCTCATGGGGAGCTCCCACCGAGCAGGGTGGAGGCCCGCAAAGTCCTCCTTAAGTCGCAGAAGTACGTGCTCACGCATGGAGTCCTATACAGGAAATCTTACTTGCAGCCCTGGTTGAAGTGTGTAACGCCCGAGAAAGGGAGCTATGTCTTGCGCGAGTTGCATGAAGGCATCTGCGGCAATCACGTTGGCCCAAGAGTATTGGCCAAGAAGGGAATGCTGGCTGGATACTATTGGCCCACCATCTTCAGGGACTCGGCCGAGCTGGTAGTCGGTGTAAGTCTTGCCAGCTACACGCCCCAATCCATCATACCCCCACTCAGGAAATGA